A single genomic interval of Roseofilum reptotaenium CS-1145 harbors:
- a CDS encoding DUF4168 domain-containing protein, producing MVNLRQRIWNWGAIATLAIAITACGSSPEEVASSPSPVDPVTLTPEEVQNYARVILELEPIRQVALGQVQTLVDSGVAPIIICTDPQSLAGVSSEVTEVVVNFCTRAKEINDKYGFTPTRFNDITRNLPTNAELKAQVDEALLAQVMNPETTAPETTDLGQ from the coding sequence ATGGTGAACTTAAGACAAAGAATCTGGAATTGGGGCGCGATCGCCACTTTAGCGATCGCCATTACCGCTTGTGGTTCTTCTCCAGAGGAGGTTGCCTCCTCTCCTTCTCCGGTTGATCCCGTAACTCTCACGCCAGAAGAAGTACAAAATTATGCCAGGGTTATCCTAGAACTTGAACCCATTCGCCAAGTTGCTCTCGGCCAAGTACAAACTTTAGTGGATAGCGGTGTAGCGCCGATTATTATTTGCACCGATCCCCAGAGTCTTGCCGGTGTATCTTCTGAAGTGACGGAAGTGGTGGTTAATTTCTGTACTCGAGCTAAAGAGATTAATGACAAATATGGCTTTACCCCTACACGCTTTAATGATATTACCCGTAATTTACCGACGAATGCAGAATTGAAAGCACAAGTTGATGAAGCGCTGTTAGCACAGGTGATGAATCCAGAGACAACTGCACCGGAAACCACTGACTTAGGACAATAA
- a CDS encoding alpha/beta hydrolase yields MSLDYLEFASSSQPPQGLVIFLHGWGANAPDLYPLAETLNLPEYQFIFPNAPFAHPEVPGGLMWYGLDFNNPEKMFSDSQRIQVSYEKLKAFLEGLSQQTGVPLEKIVLAGFSQGGAMALHVGLTLPFAGLIGLSGYLHSEVEYSYEPPVFLFHGRFDPMVPLEKGKQARDELQKQGIAVTYEEFDMAHQIIPEELERVRQVLVDMLA; encoded by the coding sequence ATGTCCCTCGATTATCTTGAATTTGCTTCTTCTAGCCAACCTCCCCAGGGTTTAGTAATTTTTCTCCATGGTTGGGGGGCAAATGCACCCGATTTATACCCCCTAGCTGAAACTCTGAATTTACCGGAATATCAGTTTATCTTTCCCAATGCTCCCTTTGCCCATCCCGAAGTTCCAGGAGGGTTAATGTGGTATGGTTTAGACTTCAATAATCCTGAAAAAATGTTTAGCGATTCTCAAAGAATTCAAGTCTCCTATGAAAAACTTAAAGCATTTTTAGAAGGGTTATCTCAACAAACTGGAGTCCCCTTAGAAAAAATAGTTTTAGCTGGATTTTCTCAAGGGGGAGCAATGGCGCTCCATGTGGGATTAACCCTGCCGTTTGCAGGGTTAATTGGCTTGAGTGGTTATTTGCATTCAGAAGTAGAATATTCCTATGAGCCTCCAGTGTTTCTCTTTCATGGTCGTTTCGATCCGATGGTTCCCCTGGAGAAAGGAAAACAAGCCAGAGATGAGTTACAAAAACAAGGAATTGCAGTAACCTATGAAGAGTTCGATATGGCTCATCAAATTATTCCAGAAGAGTTGGAGCGGGTGCGCCAAGTTTTGGTGGATATGTTGGCATAG